CAATGTCTTAGTCCTTAATTCAGGTTCGACCTCGGTCAAATACAAGCTGTTTGCCGCCGATGAGACAGAGTTGGCGGGAGGCCAGTTCGCTGAAAAGGATTTCAAATCAAACATCAAACAGCTTCTGCGCCAGGTGGTCGCTTTTGGCGATATCGAAGCTGTCGGCCATCGCGTGGTCCATGGCGGCTGGCAATTCTCCCGGCCGACCATCGTTACCTCGGCGGTGATGAATGAACTATCAGAGCTCAATTATCTGGCTCCGCTGCATAACCCGCACAACCTGGCCGGCATCGAGGCCGTAGCGGATTTTTTGCCGCAAGCGCCTCAGATAGCGGTTTTCGATACAGGTTTTTTCAGCGAATTGCCGGATCAGGCCAAAACTTATGCCTTGCCGCGAGATATCGCCAGTAAATATCATATACGCCGCTATGGCTTCCATGGCTTGAGCCATGAGTATGCCATGGGTGAAGCATCGGCCCAGCTCGGCAAAAAGACGGACAAGATCAATCTGGTATCATGCCACCTTGGCGGCGGCTCTTCGGTCGCGGCTATAAAGCAGGGAAGGCCGGTCGATATCTCGAATGGCTACACCCCGGCTGAAGGCTTGATGATGCAGACCCGCACCGGAGATATCGACCCTGGGTTGGTCATCGAATTGATGTACTTGCTGCCAGGTGAGATCAACGAGGATAAGGTCGGCGAAGTTTATCGCCTAATCAACGAAGAGTCTGGCTGGAAGGGGCTGACCGGAGGCATTTGCGATTTCCGCGATCTGCTGAGAGAAGTCTCGTTGGGCCAGCCCGCAGCGCTGGCGGCATTCGATGTGTTCACTTACCGCATTGCCAAATATATCGGAGCTTACTATGCGGTCTTGGAGGGAGCCGTAGACGCAATCGTCTTTACCGGAGCGATCGGAGCCGGCAACCCGGCAACCCGGCAAGCAGTCATGCGCAAGCTCCGCCACCTGTCCTCCCTACCTATTCTTGCCATCAATACTAACGAAGAGCTGAATATCGCCCGCAAAGTAAAATTAACCATTGCCAGATAAGATGCTGAAAAGGATTTTTTCACACCAGACGAATAGCGTGACGACGGCAGCCATCCTGGTTGCCTTTTCTTCATTGTTTTCCCGTTTTCTCGGCGTGGTACGCGACCGCATCCTGGCTGGGCAATTCGGTGCAGGCGACACTCTTGATGTCTATTATGCCGCTTTCAGGGTGCCTGACCTGGTTTTCAATCTTCTCGTGCTGGGCGCCCTCTCAGCCGGCTTCATCCCCCTGTTTACCGATCTGCTCAAGGATGAGAACGACACACGTAAGAATAATGAAGCCTGGCTTCTGGCTAGTAACATAATCAACATCCTCGCTCTGGGGCTTATTGCGATTTCAACGATCTGCATCATCTTCGCCCGCCCCCTGGCCGAAGCTTTCGCTCCCGGGTTTTCGCCCGAAAAACTTGACCAGACGGTCAACCTGACGAGGATTATGTTCCTTTCCCCCTTCTTTCTTGGCCTGTCGGGAGTCATCGGCGGCGTCCTTCAGTCGTTCAAGAGATTTCTAGTCTATTCTTTTGCGCCGATCATGTATAATCTCGGTATCATTGCCGGAGCAGTCTGGCTGGTGCCTATTTGGGGAACTTATGGCTTGGCCTGGGGCGTGGTTATCGGCGCCTTCCTCCATTTTGCCATCCAGCTGCCGACTGCCATCCAGTTGGGCTTCAAATATCGTCCGAGGCTGGGCTGGAAGGAACCATCTGTCCGGAAATTAGGACGCTTGATGGTGCCTCGAACTATGTCTTTGGCAATCTCCCAAGTCGACCTCTTGGTCAGTACGGCCATTGCAAGCACCCTGGCCTCAGGCTCGCTGACCGTTTTTAATCTAGCTAATAATATCCAGTCTTTTCCCATAGGTATCTTCGGCATCTCGTTCGCCACAGCCGTATTCCCGCTGCTCTCGTCCAAAGCCAAGGACCGCAAGGGCCTTGTCGAGATATTTTCCAACACCCAGCGGCAGATCCTTTTCTTTATCATCCCCTCGACTATGCTGGTCTGGGTCCTTCGCGCCCAGATCGTCCGTGTCCTTTACGGCTGGGGGCAGTTCAATTGGGAAGATACGGTGTTTACTATCGAAGCTTTGACCTTCTTCAGCTTTTCTTTATTCGCTCAAGCCAGCATCCCTTTGCTGGTGCGGATGTTCTACGCCCGTCAGAACAGCAAGCACCCTTTCTATATCGGAATCACCTCGGTGCTTATGGATATAATTCTTTCTCTCTGGCTATCGAGGACCCTAGGAGTTGCCGGCATTGCGTTGGCTTTTTCTATCGCCAACGTCTTCAATTATCTGATGCTCTGGACCATCTTGAGCCGGCAGCTTGACGGCTTGGACGGCCGCAAGATCCTGCTCTCATCTTCGAAGTTCGTGGCGGCTGGCCTGACGGCCATGCTGGTAGCGCAGTATGTCAAGATTATCCTTCTGCCATTCATCGACATGCAGACTGGCCTGGGTGTCTTTACTCAAGGCTTCACGGCCGGCATGATCGGATTGCTGGTTTACGCGGGGACGTGTGCTATACTTAAGAGCGAAGAGCTCGATTCGTTCTGGCAAGGATTAAAGAGGCGGTTGCCCTGGAAACAGCTTGAAAGCGAAGATCAGGGCGAGGCTCGAGGAATCTGATATGATCAATATACTTCTGTGGTACAATCGCAAGAAAGAGAAGAGACTCGCTATGCGTTTCGCAAGCGATCTGGCTTTCCATATGCACTCCGTCTATATTTATCTGGCTGAGCAGAATCGGACATTGCAACCAGGCAGCTGCGTCAAGGAGGCTGTCGGACTTTTGGATAATTGGAAAAAGATCAGCGAAAATCTTTACGAGCATAAGCCGACCGGGTTTGCCCTGGAGGTCAAGCCCGATAGCAAGCTCCTGCCCTTGACTAAAGATATCCTGGATATCGAACTCGAAGAAATCCTGACCAGCTATAAAGATCATGAAAAATTCGTGGTAATGAACGAAGCTCGAGCGCTGGTCGACGATTACTTCGATAAGAACTCATTTGTAGACAAGGTCGGTGCCTAGGGGCCATTTGACCGTTTGGCATAAAACTTGTAAGATATAGTCACTCAAATACCAGGGGCCCAAACTGGCTCCTCTTATTTATTATTGAGGATTTCAGGTAAAAAAATGGATAAAATTAGGAATTTTTGCATTATTGCTCACATAGACCACGGCAAATCAACTCTGGCTGACCGTATGCTTGAGCTGACCGGGACAGTAGAGAAGCGCAAGATGAAGGAGCAGGTTTTGGATAAGATGGACCTGGAACGTGAACGTGGCATCACCATAAAATTAGCGCCAGTGACCATGGAGTTCCAGGGTCATCGCCTTAATCTGATTGATACCCCCGGCCACGTCGACTTCAGTTATGAAGTTTCGAGGAGTTTGGCCGCTGTCGAAGGCGCTGTCTTGCTAGTTGATGCCACTCAGGGTATCCAAGCGCAGACTCTCGCCAATCTTTATTTGGCCATGGAACAAGATTTGGTAATTATCCCGGTAGTCAACAAGATCGACTTGCCGGCAGCCGACGTGCCCAAGACCAAAAGGGAAATAATGAAATTGCTCGGCTGTTCCGAAGATGAGGTATTGGCAGTCTCGGGCAAGACCGGCGAGGGCGTGACCGAGTTGCTGCAATCTGTCATTGCACGGATTCCGTCTCCGGCTGGCAAGCCCGATTCTTCACTAAGGGCTTTGATTTTTGATTCTAACTACGACGAATACCGCGGAGTGGTCGCTTACGTACGCATCATCGATGGCGCTGTCCGTAACGGCGAGAAGATCACTTTGGTTGCCACTCGCGCTAAAAGCGAAGCGATCGATGTCGGTATTTTCAAGCCCGATTACATATCAACCAAGGAATTGGCCTGCGGCCAGATCGGCTATATCGTTACCGGCTTCAAGGAAGTTGCTGATTGCCGAGTCGGCGATACGGTAATCCTTTCGAAGGATGCATTGAATGCCCAGCCGTTGACCGGCTACAAAGAGGCCAAGCCTATGGTTTTCGCTGGTATCTTTCCCAAGGAAGGGGACGAATTCCAGCTTTTGCGCGAGGCGATCTCTAAATTGAAGCTCAACGATGCCGCCCTGATTTACGAACCGGAACATTCCCAAGCCCTCGGTTTCGGCTTCCGCTGCGGCTTTCTCGGCTTGCTGCACTTGGAGATTTTCCAGGAGCGTCTTCGTCGCGAGCACAATCTTGATCTGATCGTCACGGTGCCGAGCGTTTCGTACCATGTCGAAAAGACCAATGGCGAAACCCTGATCGTGTCTAGTCCCCAGCTCCTGCCTCAGCAGAGTGAAATCAAGGAACTTGAGGAGCCATGGGTCAAGCTGGATGTGGTCACGCCCAAGGATTATTTAGGATCCATAATGAGTTTCGCCCAGGAGAAGCGGGGTGTGTATGTGAATACCGAATATCTGGACCAGGAGCGGGCGGTGCTGCATTATCAATTGCCGATGAGCGCCATCCTGACCGATTTTTATGACAAGATAAAAAGCATCAGCTCCGGTTATGCCTCGATAAATTATGAATTTTTGGATTATCGCCCGGCTGACGTGGTCAAGCTCGACATCCTGGTGGCGGAAGAGATAGTCGAATCGTTATCGACCATCGTCTATCGCGATGACGCTTTCCGCCGCGGCAAAGAAGTGGTCGAGGTCCTGAAAGAGACCCTGCCGCAGCAGATGTTCGTGATCAAGCTCCAAGCAGCGCTTGGCGGCAAGGTGATCGCGGCTGAGCGCATCTCGGCCATGCGCAAAGATGTTACGGCCAAACTGTACGGCGGTGATGTTTCCCGCAAGAGAAAGCTTTTGGAAAAGCAGAAGAAGGGCAAGAAGAAGATGATGGCCATGGGTCGCGGCAGCGTTGACATCCCGAGCGACACATTCGTCAAAATTCTAAAAAGATAACATACAAACTTATGTTTGACACTAAAAGAAGCAGAAAAATCAGAGTCGCCTGGGCTATCGTCAGCCTGATGGTAATTTTTTCAATGGTCATTTGGTCAGTCGGGATCGCCTTCATGCAGTAATCCGCATAATTCGTTTCAGATAAGGTTGCAAATTCAGTTATTAATTTTTTAAAATAAGCTAAAATGTCAAAACGTCATTGGCAGCTCCGTGATAGCATCACCACTGCCGCAACTGACGCCTTGTCGAGTTATGACCAAATAACCGCACAACTCCTGTTTAATCGCCACATTACCGAACCAGAGACGGCTGAGGCCTTTCTTTCGTCGGATTACCTGACGTATAAGCATGCGCCTTCGTTGTTCAGTCAGATCGAAGCCGCAGTCGAACAGATAATCGGGGCGATCAAGGCGGGCAAGAAGATTGTTATTTACGGTGATTATGACGCCGACGGCGTAACCGCCACCGCCTGTCTCTTGGAGGTGCTGTCGACGCTCAAGGCTAAGACCGACATCTATATTCCCGATCGCGTTTCCGAGGGCTATGGCTTGAACCGCCAAGCGATCGATGAGATTGCGGCCAATGGCGCTGGATTGATAATTACGGTCGATAACGGCATCCGCAATAAAGAGGAGGTTGCCTATATCAAGTCAATCGGCCTCGAAGTTATCATTACCGATCATCACGTTCCGCCGCCCGAGGACGAGGCGATGCCCGACTGCTTGGTAATCAATCCGATGGTGGCAACGGAAACCTACCCATTCAAATATTTGGCCGGCGTCGGAGTCTCGGCCAAATTAGCTATGGCCATAATCGAGCGCTCGAAATTGGATCAGGAGATGAAGCTTCGGCTGGAAGAGCGGATACTGGACTTGGTTGCTCTCGGCACGATCGCCGACTGCGTCCCTTTGGTAGGCGAGAATCGGGTCTTGGTCAAGCGCGGTCTCGAGATATTGAACCAGACGCGTCGGATCGGTTTGAAAGAATTGATCAAGATAGCCAAGATCAACCCCGAACGCTCGATCGACAGCTGGAACGTCAGTTTCCAGCTGACACCTAGATTGAATGCTGCCGGACGCATGGATCATGCAAATACCGCTTTCGAATTGCTAGTCACCCGCGACCAGGCTGTGGCCGAGAAATTGGCGCAAGGCCTGAATGAGCGCAACCAGGAACGGCAGAAGGTGACTGAAGATATAGTGAAGGCGATAATCGCCAACGTCGAGGCAGAGAGGACCGCTGACAAGATAATCGTTGCGGTGAGTCCTAGCGTCTACGGACAGGGCGAACCCTGGAACGAGGGCACGGTCGGATTGGTGGCTGGGCGGTTGTCGGAAAAATACTATCTTCCCGCGCTTGTCATAACCGGAAACAATGATGAAATCAAAGGGTCAGGCCGCAGCATCGATCAGTTCAATCTGATCAAGGCAGTGGAAGCCGTCAAGGATTCGTTGCACAAGTACGGCGGTCATGCCGCCGCTTGCGGTTTCAGCATCAAAGGCCAGGAAAATCTGGAGCGTTTCATCAAGGACATCACTGAAGCGGCCAACAAGACCCTTGGCGGCCTAGATCTGAAGCCAAGCTTGAAAATCGAGACCGAGATTGACTTGTCCTTGGTTGATGAGAGCTTTCTTAGCCAGATCGAGCGATTCGCTCCTTTCGGTGAAGGCAATCCCCGCCCGGTTTTCTTAAGTCGTCAGATCAATATCGTCGACGTCGCCAAATTGGGCTGGGACGGGCGCCACCTGCGCCTGAAACTCAGGAACTCAACCTCCAAGGTCAAGACCGCTCTCGGTTTCGGCCAGGCGGAAGAATGGCCAGATTTGAAAATCGGTGATACAATAGACCTAGCTTATTATATGGAATTGAACGAATTCAACGGCAAAAGGGAGGTGCAGCTACGCATCATCGACTTGAAGCCATCAAACGCATGAATGAAAAATTGATCATATTTACCGATGGGGGCGCGCGAGGCAACCCCGGACCAGCCGCTATCGGAGCCGTCATTTATGACGAGCAGCGCCAAGTCCTGTCGGAGATTTCCGAATACATCGGCGAGACCACGAATAATCAGGCGGAGTACAAAGCCGTTGTGGCAGCCATTGCAAAGGCCAAGGAGCTGGGTGCGAAAGAAGTTGATTTTTTCCTGGATAGCCAGTTGGTAGTCGAACAGCTCAACGGCAATTATAAGGTCAAGAATAAAGACTTGGCTCCGTTGTTCGTTCAGATATACAATGCCAGTCTCGGCTTTCGCAAGGTCAGGTACACTCACGTTCGGCGAGAGCAGAATCAGGAGGCGGATAAGCTAGTGAATTTAGCCCTGGATAATAGGTAGAGTTCGGACGATTAGCTCAGTTGGTTAGAGCGCACCGTTCACATCGGTGAGGCCACAGGTTCGAGTCCTGTATCGTCCACAAACAAAACACACCCGCCAGGGTGTTTTTTGTTTGTGGCGGTATCAGATTGCGAAAACCTGCAAAGGAATGAGTTAAGATCCATAAAATCATTGTTGGTATCTTGTTCAGATAAATTATTTGCGGTTAAAACTTTTCATGAGAGACGGGGCTTCCGCCCCTTCGAGTCCTGTATCGTCCACAAACAAATCACACCCGCCAAGGTGTTTTTTTGTTTGTGGTGCAGCAATTGATAATAAATTGTTTATGCGGCATCTCTTTGCTATACTGATATGTAGACACGAGATAATTTTAAAGATCATGACGAACTTGCTTTCAATAATGTTCATACTTTCGGTCGGGCCGCTGGTCGGTTCGCTTATCGGTGTGGTTAAGAAACCCGATCAAAGATATTCTTTGCTGATGCTTTCATTTTCAGCCGGAGTGATGCTTATGGTCTCTTTTTATGAGCTGATTCCGGAAAGCCTCCAATTCGTCAATGTTCCCACCATGCTTTTCGGCGTACTGCTGGGAGGTTTGATGATTAATTTCGTAAGCCGGATCATGAGGCATGTCAAAACCGTGACGCCCTGGTATCAGCTCAAGCGCCGCAAGTTCGAGCGTGTTGTCATTCTTCTTATCGTCGGCATACTCTTCCATAATTTCCCCGAAGGCATGGCGATCGGTTTGAGCGCCCTCTCTAGCTGGGAGATGTCGTTGAGGGTTGCCTTAGCCATAGCTATCCATGACATACCTGAAGCGATAGCGACCACGGTGCCGTATTATCAACTGACAGGGAACAAGCTCCAGTCTGTCCTGGTCACGATGTCTACCTTGGTGCCGACGGTATTCGGTTTTGTCCTAAGCTATTATTTCTTCCATGACTTGCCTCTTGATGTAGTCGGTTTTTTCATTGCGATCACCGCCGGAATTATGATTTTTATTTCCGCTTTCGAACTGATTCCGAACTCGGTTTTTGCCAGCCGAAATCGCTTGGCCCCTTCAGTCAGTATGGTTTTGGGGGTTATTTCGGTCGTGTTAGTCAGTTTATTAAATGCATATTAGAACATAAAAGCCGTAATTATCAAAATTTTTAAGCCTTTTTTAGTAAAATATTATCTAACATTAGGTAATATTTTTATATTGACTTTTAGCCTGTCGGGTGCTAGTATTTAGTGGTAAACTATCTTTAAAAATCAATAATTCCAAGGCAAGCGGGCAATTGCTGAAATAGTAAAACGCTATTTTAGAGGAAAGTCCGGACTCCGAAAGAATGAAAATTCTTGAAAGCGATGGTGGCTAACGGCCACGGGGAGAAATCCTACGGAAAGTGCCACAGAGACGATACTAGCCGTCAAAGACGGTGAAAGGTGAAAAGTGCCAGGGTGTTTTGGTTCTAACGGCATGCCAGTGAACGAAAGCTACTTGGTTCGCACCCGTGTGAACGGGCTGCGTGGCAAACCCCATCCGGAGCAAGAGCAAACCATCCGCTTTAGGGCGGATGATGAAAAGTGGCTCGCTTGAGGGTGTCGGCAACGGCACACCCAGATAGATAATTGCCTCCCGCGAAGCGGCAGACAGAATCCGGCTTACAGCTTGCCTTGGAATTATTGAGTTTTAATTTCCAATTATGAAACGATCGGAGCTGGTGTTCTCATTTTTGTTGGTGCCGCTGGATTTCCTAATGATCGTCCTGGCCGGCATCTCGGCCTACAACTTGCGCTTCGCTCAGATTACCACCGAAATCCGGCCGGTAATTTTTAATTTGCCTTTCGCGGAGTTCTTGCAGATCCTACTGGCCATCGCCATGGCCTGGCTGATGATTTTCGCTTTTGCCGGCCTTTACCGCATCAAGGGCACAAAGAGCTTGGTTGAGGAGCTCTACAGTATCGTGCAGGCCTGTTCTACCGGTCTGGTCCTGGTGGTGATCATTCTGTTCTTCTCCCGTGAGTTATTTTCCTCTCGTTTCATCGTATTGGCGGCCTGGCTCTTGGCCATATTGTATATCGTCATCGCCCGCTCGCTTATCCGCCTGATACAACGGGTGCTTTTCAGCTACGACATCGGCGTGCATAAGGTCGTGGTAGTCGGCAATAGTAAGACAGCCGACATTCTGATCAACCGCTTTTCCAGCCAGAAGGCTAGCGGTTATGAGGTGATGAAGCGCCTGCGCGATTTCAGCATCGAAACTTCCCAGGAACTGGAAGAGTTTCTTAAAAACAAGGAAATTGATGAGATTATCCAGGCTGACCCCAACCTTTCCAAAGCTGAAATATTGCGCTTGTTTGATTTTGCTGATGAACATCATCTGACTTTCAAATACGCCGCCGATCTGCTTGATGCCAAGGTTTTGAAGACCGAGGTCGACGAGATCGCCGGCATCCCGATCGTCGAGGTCCAGCGAACTTCTCTGGAGGGCTGGGGCCGGATCATCAAGCGCTTCTTCGATATCGTCAGTTCGGTGGTCCTGATTATCTTGACCAGCCCGATCACGATTGTGACGGCAATCATCATCAAGATGGATTCGCGCGGACCGGTCTTCTTTTCCCAGCGCGATGACGGCTCGCCCGTCTTCCGTGTCGGCCAAGGCGGCAGGTTGTTCCGCTATTTCAAATTCCGCTCAATGCGTCCAGGTACCGACAGTATGCGCTATACCGACCTTGCCGACCGCGACTTGCGCTCTGGTTCACCCCTGGTCAAGATCAAGGATGACCCGCGCGTCACTCGGATCGGCCGCTTCATTAGGCGTTACAGCATCGACGAGCTGGCTGAGCTTTTCCTGGTTTTTCGAGGAGACATGAGTCTCGTGGGACCGAGGCCGCATCTGCCGGAAGAGGTTGCCAAGTACGAGCAGTCGCACAAGAAAGTGCTGACCATCAAGCCGGGTATCACCGGCTTGGCCCAGGTCTCCGGAAGGAGCGATCTTTCATTCGAGGAAGAAGTGAAGCTCGATACCTATTATATTGAGAATTGGTCGTTACTGCTCGACCTCTCGATCTTGCTCAAGACGCCATGGGCAGTGCTCAAGAGCCGCAAGGCAGAATAATTCGGAAATTTTAGAAACACATAGAAACATATGCGCGTCGCCTTAGTACATGATCACTTGGCACAGGACGGAGGAGCTGAAAAAGTTCTGAAGGTTTTTACCGAACTTTTTCCGACCGCCCCTATCTACACTTTGCTTTACGAGAAGAATAATGCGGACAAGAACTTTAAGGACAAGCGGATCGAAACCTCGATCATT
The genomic region above belongs to Candidatus Falkowbacteria bacterium and contains:
- a CDS encoding acetate/propionate family kinase, whose protein sequence is MSNVLVLNSGSTSVKYKLFAADETELAGGQFAEKDFKSNIKQLLRQVVAFGDIEAVGHRVVHGGWQFSRPTIVTSAVMNELSELNYLAPLHNPHNLAGIEAVADFLPQAPQIAVFDTGFFSELPDQAKTYALPRDIASKYHIRRYGFHGLSHEYAMGEASAQLGKKTDKINLVSCHLGGGSSVAAIKQGRPVDISNGYTPAEGLMMQTRTGDIDPGLVIELMYLLPGEINEDKVGEVYRLINEESGWKGLTGGICDFRDLLREVSLGQPAALAAFDVFTYRIAKYIGAYYAVLEGAVDAIVFTGAIGAGNPATRQAVMRKLRHLSSLPILAINTNEELNIARKVKLTIAR
- the lepA gene encoding elongation factor 4, yielding MDKIRNFCIIAHIDHGKSTLADRMLELTGTVEKRKMKEQVLDKMDLERERGITIKLAPVTMEFQGHRLNLIDTPGHVDFSYEVSRSLAAVEGAVLLVDATQGIQAQTLANLYLAMEQDLVIIPVVNKIDLPAADVPKTKREIMKLLGCSEDEVLAVSGKTGEGVTELLQSVIARIPSPAGKPDSSLRALIFDSNYDEYRGVVAYVRIIDGAVRNGEKITLVATRAKSEAIDVGIFKPDYISTKELACGQIGYIVTGFKEVADCRVGDTVILSKDALNAQPLTGYKEAKPMVFAGIFPKEGDEFQLLREAISKLKLNDAALIYEPEHSQALGFGFRCGFLGLLHLEIFQERLRREHNLDLIVTVPSVSYHVEKTNGETLIVSSPQLLPQQSEIKELEEPWVKLDVVTPKDYLGSIMSFAQEKRGVYVNTEYLDQERAVLHYQLPMSAILTDFYDKIKSISSGYASINYEFLDYRPADVVKLDILVAEEIVESLSTIVYRDDAFRRGKEVVEVLKETLPQQMFVIKLQAALGGKVIAAERISAMRKDVTAKLYGGDVSRKRKLLEKQKKGKKKMMAMGRGSVDIPSDTFVKILKR
- the recJ gene encoding single-stranded-DNA-specific exonuclease RecJ; its protein translation is MSKRHWQLRDSITTAATDALSSYDQITAQLLFNRHITEPETAEAFLSSDYLTYKHAPSLFSQIEAAVEQIIGAIKAGKKIVIYGDYDADGVTATACLLEVLSTLKAKTDIYIPDRVSEGYGLNRQAIDEIAANGAGLIITVDNGIRNKEEVAYIKSIGLEVIITDHHVPPPEDEAMPDCLVINPMVATETYPFKYLAGVGVSAKLAMAIIERSKLDQEMKLRLEERILDLVALGTIADCVPLVGENRVLVKRGLEILNQTRRIGLKELIKIAKINPERSIDSWNVSFQLTPRLNAAGRMDHANTAFELLVTRDQAVAEKLAQGLNERNQERQKVTEDIVKAIIANVEAERTADKIIVAVSPSVYGQGEPWNEGTVGLVAGRLSEKYYLPALVITGNNDEIKGSGRSIDQFNLIKAVEAVKDSLHKYGGHAAACGFSIKGQENLERFIKDITEAANKTLGGLDLKPSLKIETEIDLSLVDESFLSQIERFAPFGEGNPRPVFLSRQINIVDVAKLGWDGRHLRLKLRNSTSKVKTALGFGQAEEWPDLKIGDTIDLAYYMELNEFNGKREVQLRIIDLKPSNA
- a CDS encoding ribonuclease HI family protein, translated to MNEKLIIFTDGGARGNPGPAAIGAVIYDEQRQVLSEISEYIGETTNNQAEYKAVVAAIAKAKELGAKEVDFFLDSQLVVEQLNGNYKVKNKDLAPLFVQIYNASLGFRKVRYTHVRREQNQEADKLVNLALDNR
- a CDS encoding sugar transferase, which codes for MKRSELVFSFLLVPLDFLMIVLAGISAYNLRFAQITTEIRPVIFNLPFAEFLQILLAIAMAWLMIFAFAGLYRIKGTKSLVEELYSIVQACSTGLVLVVIILFFSRELFSSRFIVLAAWLLAILYIVIARSLIRLIQRVLFSYDIGVHKVVVVGNSKTADILINRFSSQKASGYEVMKRLRDFSIETSQELEEFLKNKEIDEIIQADPNLSKAEILRLFDFADEHHLTFKYAADLLDAKVLKTEVDEIAGIPIVEVQRTSLEGWGRIIKRFFDIVSSVVLIILTSPITIVTAIIIKMDSRGPVFFSQRDDGSPVFRVGQGGRLFRYFKFRSMRPGTDSMRYTDLADRDLRSGSPLVKIKDDPRVTRIGRFIRRYSIDELAELFLVFRGDMSLVGPRPHLPEEVAKYEQSHKKVLTIKPGITGLAQVSGRSDLSFEEEVKLDTYYIENWSLLLDLSILLKTPWAVLKSRKAE
- a CDS encoding ZIP family metal transporter; the protein is MTNLLSIMFILSVGPLVGSLIGVVKKPDQRYSLLMLSFSAGVMLMVSFYELIPESLQFVNVPTMLFGVLLGGLMINFVSRIMRHVKTVTPWYQLKRRKFERVVILLIVGILFHNFPEGMAIGLSALSSWEMSLRVALAIAIHDIPEAIATTVPYYQLTGNKLQSVLVTMSTLVPTVFGFVLSYYFFHDLPLDVVGFFIAITAGIMIFISAFELIPNSVFASRNRLAPSVSMVLGVISVVLVSLLNAY
- the murJ gene encoding murein biosynthesis integral membrane protein MurJ; translation: MLKRIFSHQTNSVTTAAILVAFSSLFSRFLGVVRDRILAGQFGAGDTLDVYYAAFRVPDLVFNLLVLGALSAGFIPLFTDLLKDENDTRKNNEAWLLASNIINILALGLIAISTICIIFARPLAEAFAPGFSPEKLDQTVNLTRIMFLSPFFLGLSGVIGGVLQSFKRFLVYSFAPIMYNLGIIAGAVWLVPIWGTYGLAWGVVIGAFLHFAIQLPTAIQLGFKYRPRLGWKEPSVRKLGRLMVPRTMSLAISQVDLLVSTAIASTLASGSLTVFNLANNIQSFPIGIFGISFATAVFPLLSSKAKDRKGLVEIFSNTQRQILFFIIPSTMLVWVLRAQIVRVLYGWGQFNWEDTVFTIEALTFFSFSLFAQASIPLLVRMFYARQNSKHPFYIGITSVLMDIILSLWLSRTLGVAGIALAFSIANVFNYLMLWTILSRQLDGLDGRKILLSSSKFVAAGLTAMLVAQYVKIILLPFIDMQTGLGVFTQGFTAGMIGLLVYAGTCAILKSEELDSFWQGLKRRLPWKQLESEDQGEARGI